In one Limosilactobacillus oris genomic region, the following are encoded:
- the tnpC gene encoding IS66 family transposase — MTDSAEKRIKQLEEQLAEANKKIAQLMAIIKLQQNQMFGKKTEVIDKVAEGQQSLFNDQILNQLQDSDVSITEVIEQIPRKVVRHRKPKASGQRTTFLNNLPQINHVIHLESNLCPDCHQEMKLIGKHLYSREPKLKPAELLCVNYYQESYRCKTCHRRGGDKIVSSKMPQSLLPHSYFSSSILAKVAEYKFNLALPFHRQIKLWQALGLPVKGRQLATNIIKVSQTYLEPLYQRLLNLTKQEAVIHMDETPFKVIDERNETSYFWVTRTTEEFSKHQIALFHYFNTRSGKIIGKLMGHNYNGVIMCDGYGGYSNRLYPRAKFGSCLVHIRREFYRITRLLKKEQLKHSKAYQVLKLMRPIFYYENRLKYHNQIEKLQQRKLLVKPLVDQLYDYLEEINFPQGQLKAAINNALKLKKRVYRIFENGQIPLTNNPVEQTIRPSTLIRKNSLFAKSIDGAQASAVYYSLTATAKLNHLNIYKYFKYLFDHLPNREDEGLEAYLPWAKQVQRNCHE, encoded by the coding sequence ATGACTGATTCAGCCGAGAAGAGAATTAAACAGTTAGAAGAACAGTTGGCAGAAGCAAATAAGAAAATTGCCCAATTAATGGCAATTATTAAGCTTCAACAGAATCAAATGTTTGGGAAAAAAACTGAAGTTATTGATAAAGTAGCTGAGGGCCAACAATCACTTTTTAATGACCAAATCTTAAATCAGCTACAAGACAGCGATGTATCAATCACTGAAGTGATTGAACAAATACCAAGGAAAGTAGTGCGTCACCGCAAGCCCAAGGCAAGTGGTCAACGGACTACTTTTTTGAATAATTTGCCTCAAATTAATCATGTTATTCACCTTGAAAGTAACCTTTGTCCAGATTGTCATCAAGAAATGAAACTAATTGGAAAACATCTGTATAGTCGTGAACCAAAACTAAAGCCAGCAGAACTTTTATGTGTAAACTACTATCAGGAAAGTTATCGCTGTAAAACGTGCCACCGTCGTGGTGGCGATAAAATTGTTAGTAGTAAGATGCCACAGAGTCTCTTACCGCATAGTTATTTTTCCAGCTCAATTTTAGCGAAAGTGGCGGAATATAAGTTTAACTTGGCGTTACCATTTCATCGCCAAATTAAGCTCTGGCAAGCCTTAGGTTTGCCAGTCAAAGGGCGCCAATTAGCAACTAATATTATCAAAGTAAGTCAAACTTATTTAGAGCCCCTATATCAACGGCTACTTAATCTAACTAAGCAAGAGGCGGTTATTCATATGGATGAAACACCGTTTAAAGTAATCGATGAGCGTAATGAAACCAGCTACTTCTGGGTAACTAGAACTACCGAAGAGTTTAGTAAGCATCAAATTGCGTTGTTTCATTATTTTAATACTCGTTCGGGTAAAATAATCGGTAAGCTTATGGGGCACAATTACAATGGAGTTATTATGTGCGACGGCTATGGTGGTTATAGTAATCGACTATATCCTAGGGCAAAGTTTGGTTCATGCCTGGTTCACATTCGTCGTGAGTTTTACCGAATAACACGGCTACTGAAAAAGGAGCAGTTGAAGCATTCCAAGGCTTATCAAGTGCTAAAATTGATGCGTCCGATTTTTTATTACGAAAATCGGTTAAAGTATCATAATCAAATTGAAAAGCTTCAACAACGAAAGTTGTTGGTTAAGCCTTTAGTAGACCAACTGTATGATTATCTGGAAGAAATTAACTTTCCCCAGGGTCAATTAAAAGCAGCCATTAATAATGCCTTGAAACTTAAAAAGCGAGTATATCGAATCTTTGAAAATGGACAAATTCCATTGACCAATAATCCGGTGGAACAAACAATCAGACCATCAACTCTGATTCGTAAAAATAGTTTATTCGCTAAAAGTATTGATGGTGCACAAGCCAGTGCAGTTTACTACAGCTTAACTGCCACTGCAAAATTAAATCATTTGAATATCTATAAGTATTTTAAATACTTATTTGATCACCTACCAAACCGCGAGGACGAAGGCCTCGAGGCTTATTTGCCATGGGCAAAACAAGTACAAAGAAATTGTCATGAATAA
- a CDS encoding LysR family transcriptional regulator, giving the protein MRIKQLEYLEAVIETGSINEAAKRLYLTQPSLSSAIKDLEKEMGIIIFQRSNSGARLTADGHEFMNYAKQILDQVRLLDDRFKKQQPLHQSFAVSAQHYAFVVNAFVELIKEINSPSYKFILRETETENIFNDLRTFKSELGVLYINNFNRRIISKLLTENGLEFTPLFTAQPHVFLSRYNPLAKRHSISLADLTELPYLSFEQGENNSFYFSEEIQSTLSHKKEIKVSDRATIFNLMVGLNGYTISSGIISSKLNDDKIVAIPLELDDPITLGIVQHQHTITSQLGQEYIQLLKNHIRDYGFPIIGEDE; this is encoded by the coding sequence ATGCGAATTAAACAACTGGAATACCTCGAAGCGGTGATTGAGACCGGCTCAATTAATGAGGCGGCGAAACGGCTCTACCTCACCCAGCCCAGCCTCTCGAGTGCGATTAAAGACTTAGAAAAAGAAATGGGCATTATAATCTTTCAAAGAAGCAATTCTGGCGCTCGTTTAACCGCCGACGGTCATGAATTCATGAATTACGCCAAGCAGATTTTAGACCAGGTCCGCCTGCTCGATGACCGGTTCAAAAAACAGCAGCCCCTCCACCAATCATTTGCCGTTTCCGCCCAGCACTACGCCTTTGTAGTCAACGCCTTCGTGGAACTAATCAAGGAGATCAACTCACCAAGCTATAAGTTCATCTTGCGGGAAACTGAAACGGAAAATATCTTTAACGACCTGCGTACGTTTAAAAGTGAGCTCGGCGTGCTCTATATCAATAACTTTAACCGCCGGATCATCAGCAAACTGTTAACAGAAAACGGTTTAGAATTCACACCGCTTTTTACGGCCCAGCCGCACGTCTTTTTGAGCCGCTATAACCCCCTTGCCAAGCGTCACTCAATCAGTCTTGCCGACTTAACCGAACTGCCCTACCTGTCCTTTGAGCAGGGCGAAAACAACTCCTTTTACTTCTCTGAAGAAATCCAGTCGACCCTCAGCCATAAAAAGGAAATTAAGGTTAGCGACCGGGCAACCATCTTTAACCTGATGGTCGGCTTGAACGGTTACACCATTAGTTCGGGAATTATCAGCAGCAAACTTAACGACGACAAGATTGTCGCGATTCCTTTGGAGCTTGATGATCCAATCACGCTTGGAATTGTCCAGCACCAACACACAATCACCAGCCAGCTGGGGCAGGAATACATCCAATTGCTAAAGAACCACATTCGCGATTACGGCTTCCCAATTATTGGTGAAGACGAATAA
- the metE gene encoding 5-methyltetrahydropteroyltriglutamate--homocysteine S-methyltransferase, with translation MMTTTTIIGFPRIGEKRELKFATEKYFKNAIDQEELRATAKQLRRHNWELLRQAGIGEIPSNDFSYYDQTLDAAFLFNLVPQNVQDLPFSELDKYFALARGYQGQAGNVLAWPMKKWFNTNYHYLVPQLNQDTRFKLTGNKIFTEFAEAKELGIITRPVLLGPFTLLKLSEYQNTTASDFVKDAVTAYQAVFTKLITQGAHWIQLDEPALVKDLTAEDQQLFNDLYRPLLAAKGKLKVLLQTYFGDVRDVYDDLISLPFDGLGLDFVEGKQTQQLVSHGFPDDKILFAGVVNGKNIWRNHYDRSLAQLKAVGAKQVVVNTSCSLLHVPITVANEDFAPDVKEHFAFAEEKLAELQDLAAIYDGQGAGKLHANQALFAHPRVQEDAELHARIASLKDADFTRQPARPVREQLQKAAFQLPLLPTTTIGSFPQTKEVRQVRRQFRRHEISQEQYDAFIKEKIDEWLKWQEEVGLDVLVHGEFERNDMVEYFGQHLSGYLFSKNAWVQSYGTRCVKPPIIWGDVKRQQPITIKWSKYAQSQTKKLVKGMLTGPVTILNWSFPREDISLKEATLQLALAIQEEVLDLEANGIKIIQIDEAALREKLPLRKSDWYSEYLDWAIPAFRLVHSKVQPETQIHTHMCYSEFTDIIPAIDAMDADVISFEASRSNLEILDALKKQHFETEVGPGVYDVHSPRIPSVDEVQTTINRILAKITAPKVWINPDCGLKTRGMEETKASLTNVLAATRAVRKQLGEGD, from the coding sequence ATGATGACAACCACCACAATTATTGGCTTCCCGCGAATCGGCGAGAAGCGTGAACTGAAATTTGCTACCGAGAAATACTTTAAAAACGCGATTGACCAGGAAGAGTTACGGGCGACGGCAAAACAACTGCGGCGCCACAACTGGGAGCTGCTCCGCCAGGCGGGCATTGGCGAAATCCCCAGCAATGACTTTTCATACTATGACCAAACCCTAGACGCTGCCTTTTTATTTAACCTGGTTCCCCAGAATGTCCAGGACCTGCCATTCTCCGAATTAGATAAGTATTTCGCCCTGGCACGGGGCTACCAGGGGCAAGCGGGTAATGTGTTGGCCTGGCCAATGAAGAAATGGTTCAACACCAACTACCACTACCTGGTTCCCCAGCTTAACCAGGATACCCGCTTCAAGCTGACTGGAAACAAGATTTTTACCGAGTTTGCGGAGGCCAAGGAATTAGGAATCATTACCCGGCCGGTCCTGCTTGGTCCCTTCACCCTGTTAAAACTGAGTGAGTACCAGAATACGACTGCCAGCGATTTTGTCAAGGACGCCGTGACGGCCTACCAGGCGGTTTTCACCAAGCTCATCACGCAGGGCGCCCATTGGATCCAGCTTGACGAACCAGCGCTGGTTAAGGACCTGACTGCTGAAGACCAGCAGCTATTTAACGACCTCTACCGTCCGCTATTGGCTGCCAAGGGGAAGTTAAAGGTCCTCTTACAGACCTACTTCGGCGACGTCCGGGATGTCTATGACGATCTAATCAGTCTGCCGTTCGATGGGCTCGGCCTGGACTTTGTGGAAGGAAAACAAACCCAGCAATTAGTCAGTCACGGTTTCCCGGATGATAAGATTCTTTTTGCCGGGGTAGTTAACGGGAAAAACATCTGGCGCAACCACTACGACCGGAGTTTAGCCCAGCTTAAAGCAGTCGGGGCCAAGCAGGTCGTGGTGAATACTTCTTGTTCCCTGCTCCACGTCCCAATTACGGTGGCTAACGAGGACTTTGCACCGGACGTCAAGGAGCACTTCGCTTTTGCAGAGGAAAAGCTGGCGGAGCTCCAAGACCTCGCGGCGATTTACGATGGTCAGGGAGCAGGGAAGCTGCACGCCAACCAAGCGTTATTTGCCCACCCACGGGTACAGGAAGATGCCGAACTCCACGCCCGGATTGCCAGCCTGAAAGATGCGGACTTTACCCGCCAGCCAGCTCGACCAGTTCGTGAACAGCTCCAGAAGGCGGCGTTTCAGCTGCCACTGTTGCCAACCACGACAATTGGCTCCTTCCCCCAAACTAAGGAAGTCCGGCAGGTCCGGCGCCAGTTCCGTCGGCACGAAATTAGCCAGGAACAATACGATGCCTTCATTAAGGAAAAGATTGACGAGTGGCTAAAGTGGCAAGAGGAGGTGGGCTTGGACGTCCTGGTACACGGGGAGTTTGAGCGCAACGACATGGTCGAATACTTCGGCCAGCACCTCTCCGGCTACCTCTTCTCCAAGAACGCCTGGGTTCAATCATACGGGACCCGGTGTGTGAAGCCGCCAATCATCTGGGGTGACGTTAAACGCCAGCAACCAATTACCATCAAGTGGTCCAAATACGCCCAGAGTCAAACCAAGAAGCTGGTCAAGGGGATGCTGACGGGGCCGGTGACGATCCTGAACTGGTCCTTCCCCCGGGAAGACATCAGCCTGAAAGAAGCCACCCTCCAGTTAGCCCTGGCAATCCAGGAAGAGGTCCTCGACCTGGAAGCCAACGGAATTAAGATCATCCAGATTGATGAGGCGGCCCTACGCGAGAAGCTGCCCCTGCGAAAGTCCGACTGGTACTCAGAATACCTCGACTGGGCCATCCCGGCCTTCCGCTTGGTCCACAGCAAGGTCCAGCCGGAAACACAGATTCACACCCATATGTGTTACAGTGAATTTACCGACATTATCCCGGCAATTGATGCCATGGATGCCGACGTGATCTCCTTTGAAGCATCGCGTTCCAACCTAGAAATCCTCGATGCGCTAAAGAAGCAGCACTTTGAAACCGAAGTCGGTCCGGGCGTTTACGACGTCCACTCACCGCGGATTCCGTCAGTTGATGAGGTACAGACGACGATTAACCGGATCCTGGCGAAAATTACCGCGCCGAAGGTTTGGATTAATCCCGATTGTGGGCTCAAGACCCGGGGGATGGAAGAAACCAAGGCTAGTTTAACCAACGTACTCGCGGCGACGCGAGCAGTCCGCAAGCAGCTCGGGGAGGGTGATTAG
- a CDS encoding LytTR family DNA-binding domain-containing protein, which produces MKIGTGYTRIALADTLCFAPNPRNSHQSFLYLTNGQQVTVHGSLTSLERGSQFFFRSHRNCLINITKVSQINTHNHTVVLGLAPTFVPFHGSKPRPCSISSPR; this is translated from the coding sequence TTGAAAATTGGGACTGGCTATACCCGGATTGCTTTGGCCGACACCCTCTGCTTTGCCCCGAATCCCCGCAACTCGCACCAGTCATTTCTCTACTTGACGAATGGCCAGCAAGTCACGGTACACGGTTCATTGACGAGTTTGGAACGCGGCAGCCAATTCTTTTTCCGCAGTCACCGGAACTGCCTGATTAATATTACCAAGGTGAGTCAGATTAACACCCATAACCATACAGTAGTGCTGGGGCTTGCCCCCACATTTGTCCCCTTTCACGGCTCAAAACCGCGGCCCTGCTCAATCAGCTCGCCACGGTAA
- the tpx gene encoding thiol peroxidase, giving the protein MEITINGEQRQLVGNPPAVGDDFPHFKVFDKNGNKVKLKELLGKVTLLSVVPDINTPVCSLQTKQFNSTMDQFPDVNFLTISTNTTADQQKWCAAEGVKTMQLVSDSEESFGYESKLLIPDEGFLARSVWILDATGKVVYREIVAELTDEPDYDQALASLKETLAK; this is encoded by the coding sequence ATGGAAATCACAATCAATGGTGAACAGCGGCAGTTAGTCGGCAACCCGCCCGCGGTTGGCGATGATTTTCCTCATTTTAAGGTTTTTGACAAGAATGGGAATAAGGTTAAATTGAAGGAGCTGCTGGGTAAGGTAACCCTTTTGAGTGTCGTACCGGACATTAACACCCCAGTTTGCAGTCTCCAGACCAAGCAATTTAATTCGACCATGGACCAGTTTCCAGACGTCAACTTTTTGACGATTTCGACTAATACCACGGCCGACCAGCAAAAGTGGTGCGCGGCTGAAGGCGTGAAAACCATGCAACTCGTTTCTGACAGTGAAGAATCGTTTGGCTACGAATCCAAGCTGCTGATCCCGGACGAGGGTTTCCTGGCCCGGTCAGTCTGGATCCTCGATGCTACGGGGAAGGTTGTCTACCGGGAAATCGTTGCTGAACTGACTGACGAGCCGGATTACGACCAGGCACTGGCGTCCTTAAAGGAAACACTGGCGAAGTAG
- the tnpB gene encoding IS66 family insertion sequence element accessory protein TnpB (TnpB, as the term is used for proteins encoded by IS66 family insertion elements, is considered an accessory protein, since TnpC, encoded by a neighboring gene, is a DDE family transposase.) has product MLIDWTVPDYVYLVCGKTDLRKGIDGLAMVIAENYGLELYNNSLFLFCGSRNDRFKGLFWDGEGFILLYKRFENGRLKWPRYSQEAKQLSSRQVKWLLAGLNPLPVKQIKPAKPGSFY; this is encoded by the coding sequence ATGCTCATTGATTGGACGGTCCCGGATTATGTCTATCTGGTATGCGGTAAAACGGATTTAAGAAAAGGCATTGATGGTTTAGCAATGGTTATCGCTGAGAACTATGGACTTGAGCTATACAATAATTCTTTATTTCTTTTCTGTGGAAGTAGAAATGATCGGTTCAAAGGATTATTTTGGGATGGTGAAGGATTTATCCTTTTGTACAAACGCTTTGAAAATGGCCGACTTAAGTGGCCCAGGTACAGTCAGGAGGCAAAACAACTATCCAGCAGACAAGTTAAGTGGTTATTAGCAGGACTTAATCCGCTTCCGGTAAAGCAAATTAAGCCTGCCAAACCCGGTAGTTTTTATTAG
- a CDS encoding GHKL domain-containing protein: MLIYYLANIFTFICVRMPVVQERLGSLLGIVNFLATLISYAFGLILIQVTRPLLVDYFKVTAYHYSGLKYLFSLLFIPLSYFFYMIEYLPTVLRGILHASNLVGLEIFIALSYYIVIVLLFYVVGKVLMKNERLMFANAQLSNLEDYTSELEVMYDDMRRFKHDYKNVLYSLKSALDTDNLDYAKRELARLTNSTASIINTPTKALGNLQNITNPGIKSVVYGKVNQAISDKLNVTLEVAQPIDLTATLNQVDALRVLSILLDNAIHAAKESQDKKIDLALYENEHAQFIVIGNSTKQEQLDLAELDAGSTTFNLNASHHIGLRNLRIVLAKYPQAINDRSSNNYWFEQRIILPKGEGK; the protein is encoded by the coding sequence ATGCTGATTTACTACCTGGCAAACATCTTTACCTTTATTTGCGTCCGAATGCCGGTGGTTCAAGAACGGCTGGGAAGCTTGCTGGGGATTGTCAACTTCCTGGCGACCCTGATTAGTTATGCGTTTGGCTTAATCCTAATTCAAGTGACCAGACCGCTACTCGTTGACTATTTCAAGGTAACAGCTTACCACTATTCTGGATTAAAGTACCTCTTCAGTCTGCTTTTTATTCCATTATCCTACTTTTTCTACATGATTGAGTATCTACCAACGGTTCTACGTGGTATTCTCCACGCCAGTAATTTAGTTGGACTGGAGATTTTCATCGCCCTTAGCTATTATATCGTCATTGTCTTGTTATTCTACGTTGTCGGTAAGGTCTTGATGAAGAACGAACGCTTGATGTTTGCTAATGCCCAGCTATCAAACCTTGAAGATTACACTTCAGAACTTGAAGTGATGTATGATGATATGCGCCGTTTTAAGCATGATTACAAGAACGTTCTCTATAGTCTCAAGAGCGCACTTGATACGGATAATTTAGACTATGCGAAACGGGAACTGGCCCGGCTAACCAACTCCACTGCTTCCATTATTAACACACCAACCAAAGCATTAGGAAACCTTCAAAACATTACCAATCCTGGAATCAAATCCGTAGTGTATGGAAAGGTCAACCAGGCAATTTCGGATAAGTTAAACGTAACCTTGGAAGTTGCACAGCCCATCGACCTAACTGCTACTTTGAACCAGGTCGATGCCCTGAGAGTTCTTTCAATATTACTTGATAACGCGATTCATGCAGCTAAGGAATCGCAAGATAAGAAGATTGATCTCGCCCTTTATGAAAATGAGCACGCCCAGTTTATCGTCATTGGCAATTCGACTAAGCAGGAGCAGCTTGACCTAGCAGAGTTAGATGCCGGTTCGACTACCTTTAATCTTAACGCGAGTCATCACATTGGTCTCCGTAACCTCAGAATTGTTCTTGCAAAGTACCCTCAGGCGATCAATGATCGGAGCTCAAATAACTACTGGTTTGAGCAACGAATCATCCTTCCTAAGGGGGAGGGCAAATAA
- a CDS encoding lipocalin/fatty acid-binding family protein, whose product MEIAKATTTALVGVSLFLLAGCGNQQSSATSKRSSVTTTQTKTKTTHQQDQIVGSFVDSEDGAAIQLKSDGTGQYVYADSGEPDTNDQLTWKKDGDHYTVTLQDSNVSSPLTATLDGNQLTLSGDSNWNTEHFKKTTKKLDLNKFLADQHKQNGDANNGQNQTADTQGSNNAANAGTAQGNDGSQDGNVKDFTDSMGGHHHVVMSGATDSDGHQMGVDQETDPDGSSHTFQYIDGMMPY is encoded by the coding sequence ATGGAAATTGCAAAAGCAACAACGACGGCATTGGTAGGAGTAAGTCTTTTTCTACTGGCTGGCTGTGGCAATCAGCAATCGAGTGCTACTAGCAAGCGCTCGTCGGTTACGACAACGCAAACGAAGACTAAGACAACCCATCAGCAAGACCAGATTGTTGGTAGCTTCGTTGATAGTGAAGACGGAGCTGCTATCCAGTTAAAGAGTGATGGTACTGGTCAGTACGTTTATGCTGACTCAGGGGAGCCAGATACTAATGACCAGCTGACTTGGAAGAAGGATGGCGATCATTACACGGTAACTCTCCAGGATAGCAACGTTTCTAGTCCGTTGACCGCGACGCTTGATGGCAACCAATTGACCCTGTCCGGGGATAGTAACTGGAATACGGAACACTTCAAGAAAACTACTAAGAAGCTTGACCTGAACAAGTTCCTGGCTGATCAGCATAAGCAAAATGGGGATGCTAATAATGGGCAAAACCAAACAGCAGACACCCAGGGTAGTAATAATGCTGCTAACGCCGGGACGGCACAAGGTAATGATGGCAGCCAAGACGGGAATGTAAAGGACTTTACTGATTCTATGGGTGGACACCACCACGTTGTGATGTCAGGTGCAACCGATAGTGATGGTCACCAGATGGGGGTTGACCAAGAAACGGACCCTGATGGTAGTAGCCATACCTTCCAATATATTGATGGAATGATGCCGTATTAG
- the metF gene encoding methylenetetrahydrofolate reductase [NAD(P)H] has protein sequence MTSLSYEVFPPNSTVGINHLNQVLAALQDLAPSFISVTCSSQTARLAQETVKVADYVENCCHVPAMAHLPAWYLSRSDVDRIMAQLRERHVGRVLVLRGDERPGLAKKNDFPHASDLIDYIRQNYPDFQITGACYPEKHPESLDMVAELQHLKLKVEAGCDQIITQLFLDNRCYYRFRELCAIAGIDVPIIAGIMPIINERQANRILRTSAVAVPEKFKDILAKYHDHPEALKQAGISYAIDQIVDLATNDVSGIHLYTMNQADTARQVEQNIGALLQVSC, from the coding sequence ATGACCAGTTTATCGTACGAAGTCTTTCCACCCAACTCCACGGTCGGCATCAACCATCTGAACCAGGTGCTCGCCGCCCTGCAGGACCTTGCCCCGTCATTCATCAGTGTCACTTGCAGCAGTCAAACGGCCCGCCTGGCTCAGGAGACAGTCAAGGTTGCCGATTACGTCGAAAATTGCTGTCACGTGCCGGCGATGGCTCACCTCCCAGCTTGGTACCTTAGCCGATCTGATGTTGATCGAATCATGGCGCAATTACGGGAACGCCACGTTGGCCGGGTCCTGGTGCTGCGCGGGGACGAACGGCCGGGGTTAGCCAAAAAGAATGATTTTCCCCACGCCAGTGACCTAATTGACTACATTCGGCAAAATTATCCTGATTTTCAAATTACGGGCGCCTGCTACCCGGAAAAGCACCCAGAGTCGCTGGATATGGTGGCCGAACTGCAGCATTTAAAGCTGAAGGTGGAGGCGGGGTGTGACCAGATTATTACCCAGCTCTTCTTAGATAACCGCTGCTACTACCGGTTTCGTGAACTATGTGCCATTGCCGGGATTGACGTGCCGATTATTGCCGGAATTATGCCAATCATTAACGAACGGCAGGCTAACCGGATTTTGCGGACTAGCGCGGTGGCGGTCCCAGAGAAGTTTAAGGACATCCTGGCCAAGTATCATGACCATCCCGAGGCCCTGAAACAGGCAGGGATTAGCTACGCGATTGACCAAATTGTCGACCTGGCGACCAACGACGTTTCCGGGATCCACCTGTACACGATGAACCAGGCGGACACCGCCCGCCAGGTTGAGCAAAACATTGGGGCGCTCCTCCAGGTCAGCTGTTAG
- a CDS encoding bifunctional 5,10-methylenetetrahydrofolate dehydrogenase/5,10-methenyltetrahydrofolate cyclohydrolase: MIIDGKKIAREINAKTRQQVAALKAHQLTPGIAVIVVGDDPASQIYTRTKHRLAQKLGIASTLYHFPADVDQATVLQQVRKLNRDDSVDAILVQAPLPAQLNGEEIVNTIDPAKDADGLHPLNLGRLYAQQGGHYPVACTPRGIMTLLNLYQVPLEGANVVIVGRSLLVGKPLLALLNNRNATVTFVGRHTKKRAALTRQADILIVAAGAPGLITAGDVKAGAVVIDVGINRLPSGKLVGDVDFASAASLARLITPVPGGVGPLTVAMLMRQTVELAEWRRELSSFLVG; encoded by the coding sequence ATGATTATTGATGGTAAAAAAATTGCCCGGGAAATAAATGCAAAAACCCGCCAGCAGGTTGCAGCATTAAAAGCGCACCAGCTTACGCCGGGGATTGCGGTAATTGTAGTCGGCGATGACCCGGCCAGTCAAATTTATACCCGCACTAAGCACCGTTTGGCACAGAAGCTGGGCATCGCTTCGACCCTGTACCATTTCCCAGCTGACGTTGACCAGGCGACTGTTTTACAGCAGGTTCGGAAATTAAATCGTGATGACAGTGTAGACGCAATCCTGGTACAGGCGCCCCTCCCGGCCCAGCTCAATGGTGAGGAGATTGTTAATACAATCGACCCGGCGAAGGACGCCGATGGCCTTCATCCGCTCAACCTGGGACGGTTATATGCCCAACAAGGTGGTCATTACCCGGTCGCCTGTACGCCCCGGGGGATTATGACGCTATTAAATCTGTATCAGGTGCCGCTAGAGGGGGCCAACGTGGTCATTGTTGGGCGGAGCCTCCTGGTAGGCAAACCGCTCCTGGCGCTGTTGAATAACCGGAACGCGACCGTGACCTTTGTTGGCCGGCATACTAAAAAGCGGGCCGCATTGACCCGACAGGCGGACATCCTAATTGTTGCCGCCGGGGCCCCTGGCCTGATTACAGCGGGGGACGTCAAGGCGGGGGCAGTGGTAATTGATGTGGGGATCAACCGTCTGCCATCTGGCAAGCTGGTGGGCGACGTTGATTTCGCCAGCGCTGCCTCCCTGGCGCGGTTGATTACTCCAGTTCCCGGGGGCGTAGGTCCGCTGACGGTCGCCATGCTGATGCGCCAAACGGTTGAGCTGGCCGAATGGCGGCGGGAGCTCAGTTCATTTTTAGTGGGATAA
- a CDS encoding cysteine hydrolase family protein, whose protein sequence is MRALLVIDMQNGVCRTKGQTLFRLKDLVTLVNCRIRWFREQGLQIIFIQHQNMNLTRGTIAWQLLSELDVREEDLYVNKTQLNAFYQTDLQSLLIQRQGDELEICGAQTEYCVDTTIKMAHGLGYRLEMVPGASSTVDNKFLTVRQTIQYFEEIWGQNFLKFISKIKTK, encoded by the coding sequence ATGCGGGCCCTGCTGGTGATTGATATGCAAAATGGTGTTTGTCGAACAAAGGGACAGACTCTCTTTCGATTAAAGGATTTAGTTACCTTAGTCAATTGTCGAATCAGGTGGTTTCGTGAACAAGGGCTGCAGATTATCTTTATTCAACATCAGAATATGAATTTAACTAGGGGGACGATTGCTTGGCAATTACTCTCAGAACTAGATGTCCGTGAAGAGGATCTCTATGTCAATAAGACGCAGCTCAATGCTTTTTATCAGACCGACCTCCAGAGTCTCCTCATACAGCGGCAGGGGGACGAGTTAGAGATTTGCGGTGCGCAAACTGAATACTGTGTTGATACTACGATTAAGATGGCGCATGGCCTTGGCTACCGGTTGGAGATGGTGCCCGGGGCAAGCAGTACGGTCGATAACAAGTTTTTAACAGTAAGACAGACGATTCAGTATTTTGAAGAGATTTGGGGGCAGAATTTCCTAAAATTTATTTCTAAAATAAAAACAAAATAG